TGCAGGCGGACCTTCTGGCCGCGGCAGAGCTCGAAGTGGTGGGGCCTGCTGAGCCGCCTTTCGACGCCGGGGGAGCTGACTTCGAGCTGGTAGCTGTCGCCGGGGACGACGTCTTCGGCGTCGAGCACGGCGCCCACCTGCTGCGAGATCCGCTCGCAGTCGTCGAGCGTGACTCCGCCGGGCTTGTCGATATAAATGCGCAGAACGCGCCGCCGGCCGCTGCCGGCGAGCTCGACGTCCCACACGGAGAGGCCTTCACGCCGCGCCGTGCGCCCGGCGATTTCGGCGACCCGCTGGATCAGGCTGTCTCTGGTTGCGGAAGGCATTCTGCGCCTGCACCGGCCCTAACAAAAAAGTGGGCTTGCGCCCACTGTCAGGGTTCCTTCTCCAGTATACATCAATCCCCTTGCACTTCCCGCCAGAGGGGAGAACAATAAGGGCGGAAACCTGGCCCCAGGGAAGGAGACGGACATGAGAAAGCTGGTCTACGCGCTGGTGATTGCGGGCAGTTTCATCGTTCTCTTCGCGGTCGGGCAGGCGTGGCGGCTGAAGCCGGAAACGAAGACGAGCCGCATCCTGCACAAGGGCGACGCCGCCGTGCTGGCGACGCCGGCGGGCGATCAGGTCTGGCTGGCGAACAAGAAAGACGACTGTTATCCGATCCAGGCGGCGGTGGTGGAAAAGAACGAAGAATTTCTCAAGGCGTGCGCCGACAATCAGACGGCGTTTCCGGTGGCGGCCGGAACGCGGGTGCGGATTCTGGCAGAATCGGTGAGCCGGCGGCAGGTGCAGATTCTGGAGGGACCGCTGGAGGGGCGAACGGGATGGGTGGAGCATGAGTTTCTGAAGCCGGATCCGGCGGGGCGGCGATAGGGGTCGCGGTTTCCGGCTGGGGGGAGGCGGGGTCAAGGTTCGTCCGCAGGACGGGAGGGCGGGCTGCGTGCTTTCAGCGGCTTCGTGGGGAGCCCGGCGTCAGGTGCATTGCAGCCCGCGATCGCACGATCGAGACGCAGACACGACGGGTGCAGCCCTCGCGCAAGCGCGAGGGGAAATCCGGGGGTCAAGCGCGAGGGGAAGCCCGGGGGGGAGGGCGCGCGGGGCACGGTTGGGATGCAGCCGCCGCCCAAGGGCGGCGGGAAACCAGTTGGGGAGGGCGCGGCGGGGCACAGTTGGGATGCAGCCCTCGCGCAAGCGCGAGGGGAAATCCGTTGGGGAGGGCGCGGCGGGGCACAGTTGGGATGCAGCCCTCGCGCAAGCGCGAGGGGAAATCCGTTGGGAAGGGCGCGGCGGGGCACAGTTGGGATGCAGCCCTCGCGCAAGCGCGAGGGGAAATCCGGGGGGGGAGGGCGCGCGGGGCACGGTTGGGATGCAGCCCTCGCGCAAGCGCGAGGGGAAATCCGTTGGGAAGGGCGCGGCGGGGCACGGTTGGGATGCAGCCCTCGCGCGAGCGCGAGGGGAAATCCGTTGGGAAGGGCGCGGGGGGCACGGTTGGGATGCAGCCCTCGCGCGAGCGCGAGGGGAAATCCGAAGGAGAGGGCGCGGCGGGGCACAGTTGGGATGCAGCCCTCGCGCAAGCG
This DNA window, taken from Bryobacteraceae bacterium, encodes the following:
- the rimP gene encoding ribosome maturation factor RimP, translated to MPSATRDSLIQRVAEIAGRTARREGLSVWDVELAGSGRRRVLRIYIDKPGGVTLDDCERISQQVGAVLDAEDVVPGDSYQLEVSSPGVERRLSRPHHFELCRGQKVRLQLREPVEGQRRWEGVLQGLEEGRVVLETGSGKIIRFGMEIIEKANLQFEW